The following proteins are co-located in the Gavia stellata isolate bGavSte3 chromosome 36, bGavSte3.hap2, whole genome shotgun sequence genome:
- the HOXC12 gene encoding LOW QUALITY PROTEIN: homeobox protein Hox-C12 (The sequence of the model RefSeq protein was modified relative to this genomic sequence to represent the inferred CDS: deleted 2 bases in 1 codon) has protein sequence MGEHNLLNPGFVGPLVNIHTGDTFYFPNFRASGGQLPGLPSLSYPRRDNVCSLPWASSEPCNGYPQPYLGSPVSINPSFGRACDLARVEESKCYYRETCSESSGLKREERGRDSALLPLESGLPMAWGAFGKYDYPTSEAVPHDPPSCQSLESDSSSSLLNEGNKGTTGEAGGLVSPLNQGSTLGTGGAPWYPMHTRSRKKRKPYSKLQLAELEGEFMVNEFITRQRRRELSDRLNLSDQQVKIWFQNRRMKKKRLLLREQALSFF, from the exons ATGGGCGAGCACAACCTCCTTAATCCCGGCTTTGTGGGACCTCTGGTGAACATCCACACGGGAGACACCTTCTACTTCCCCAATTTCCGTGCCTCCGGAGGGCAGCTGCCCGGGTTGCCTTCCCTCTCCTACCCCCGACGGGATAACgtctgctccctgccctgggcatcCTCGGAGCCCTGCAACGGGTACCCTCAACCCTACCTGGGCAGCCCCGTCTCCATTAACCCTTCCTTCGGCAGAGCCTGCGACCTCGCCCGggtggaggaaagcaaatgttattACCGGGAAACCTGCTCCGAAAGCAGCGGGCTcaagagggaggagaggggcagggACAGTGCCTTGCTGCCCCTCGAATCCGGCCTCCCAATGGCATGGGGGGCA TTCGGCAAATATGACTATCCGACCAGCGAGGCGGTGCCCCACGACCCTCCGTCCTGCCAGTCCTTGGAGTCAGACTCCAGCTCTTCCTTGCTCAATGAGGGGAATAAAGGCACGACCGGAGAAGCGGGGGGTTTGGTGTCCCCCCTGAACCAAGGCAGCACTTTAGGCACCGGTG GTGCTCCTTGGTACCCGATGCACACACGGTCCCGGAAAAAACGAAAACCCTATTCCAagctgcagctggcagagctggaagggGAGTTTATGGTCAATGAATTCATTACTCGCCAAAGAAGGAGGGAGCTCTCAGACCGATTAAATCTGAGCGACCAGCAGGTGAAGATCTGGTTCCAGAACCGGcgtatgaaaaagaaaagactccTCCTGAGAGAGCAagccctttctttcttttaa